The Sporosarcina ureae genome includes a region encoding these proteins:
- a CDS encoding nuclease-related domain-containing protein — MAQLVKLADYISRYENDLTRYPTQFIRLKRYQWKRIKNQWEHGVDLYAEQAATFSEEVQEPSKWYTALFKKWRKQTDVEWTHESTISDEEVEAQEDDKDFQASIASQPTTIEQLKKVYRDQLFKFQLKWASSTLYDRSRVDPRYFSDPLLKQLTLRLPDSFLLFYYPIVKVNKAPVELDIILLAPTTCYCITVLEDERMAAYIGSGERFWSKKFGEEEVKVLNPTIALSRMEKVVSSFFRAAKVEMPIKKLIVSRNGYIDYPGTLFEITTVDRKTYEQWLAKLCNNPSPMKHTQFKAAQAILDHAQTTAMSRLFDAEEITEE, encoded by the coding sequence ATGGCCCAGCTAGTTAAACTCGCGGACTATATTTCCCGATACGAAAATGACTTAACTCGTTATCCGACACAATTCATCCGTCTGAAGCGCTATCAGTGGAAACGCATTAAAAATCAATGGGAGCACGGCGTTGATTTGTATGCGGAGCAAGCGGCTACTTTTTCTGAAGAGGTTCAAGAGCCTTCGAAATGGTATACAGCGTTATTCAAGAAATGGCGTAAACAAACAGATGTAGAATGGACACATGAGTCTACTATTTCAGATGAAGAAGTAGAAGCCCAAGAGGATGACAAGGATTTCCAGGCTTCGATAGCTAGTCAACCTACAACGATCGAACAGTTAAAGAAAGTTTATCGCGATCAATTATTTAAATTCCAGTTAAAGTGGGCGAGTTCTACATTGTATGACCGGTCACGTGTAGATCCACGGTATTTCTCTGATCCATTATTGAAGCAATTAACACTTCGTTTACCCGATAGCTTTTTGTTATTTTATTATCCAATCGTCAAAGTCAATAAGGCACCTGTCGAGTTAGATATCATCTTGTTGGCCCCTACTACATGCTATTGCATTACAGTGCTTGAAGATGAAAGAATGGCTGCGTACATAGGTAGTGGCGAAAGGTTTTGGTCAAAGAAGTTTGGTGAAGAAGAAGTGAAAGTGCTGAACCCTACGATTGCGCTCAGTAGGATGGAGAAAGTAGTTTCATCATTTTTTAGAGCGGCGAAAGTGGAAATGCCGATCAAGAAGTTGATTGTTTCTAGAAATGGCTATATTGATTATCCTGGGACTCTGTTTGAAATTACAACAGTTGACCGCAAAACGTATGAACAGTGGCTGGCCAAGTTATGCAATAATCCAAGTCCTATGAAGCATACGCAATTTAAAGCCGCGCAAGCGATTTTAGATCACGCACAGACTACAGCGATGAGTCGGTTGTTTGACGCGGAAGAGATCACGGAAGAGTAA
- a CDS encoding NAD(P)/FAD-dependent oxidoreductase yields MYDVIVIGGGPSGLMASIAAAEQKKRVLLIEKGRKLGNKLAISGGGRCNVTNQLSQEEIIKHIPGNGKFLYGPFSVFNNQDIIDYFEGLGVPLKEEDHGRMFPVSNKSKDVVNALLNQMDELGVEIRLESRVQKLVMDDEKILGVRLEDGEEIRAQAVVVAVGGKAVPQTGSTGDGYPWAERAGHTVTTLYPTEVPLLSREPFIVSKDLQGLALRDVKVSVLNKKGKTLVTHQMDMLFTHFGLSGPAILRCSQFVVKEQMKNGKQPVLLQIDSVPDQHEEQLTQTIAKILKDEPKKQVKTSLKGLVPERWLLFLLKKAEINETEIGIDIKREAIRTLAKLLKAFPVHITGTQPIEKAFVTGGGVSVKEVEPKTMASRKKAGLFFCGEILDIHGYTGGYNITAALVTGRLAGMNAGLMG; encoded by the coding sequence ATGTATGATGTAATCGTAATTGGCGGCGGACCTTCAGGGTTAATGGCCTCCATTGCTGCAGCCGAACAAAAAAAGCGCGTTCTATTGATTGAAAAAGGACGGAAACTAGGCAATAAACTAGCCATTTCAGGCGGCGGTCGCTGCAACGTCACCAATCAACTTTCACAAGAAGAAATCATTAAACATATTCCAGGTAACGGAAAGTTTTTATATGGACCGTTCTCTGTCTTTAACAACCAGGATATCATCGACTACTTCGAAGGCCTTGGCGTTCCTTTAAAAGAAGAAGATCACGGACGAATGTTTCCCGTTTCCAATAAATCAAAAGATGTCGTCAACGCCCTATTGAATCAGATGGATGAACTAGGCGTGGAAATACGTCTGGAAAGCCGTGTACAGAAATTAGTAATGGATGACGAAAAGATTCTCGGTGTTCGGCTAGAAGACGGCGAAGAAATACGCGCTCAAGCAGTAGTCGTTGCCGTCGGAGGCAAAGCCGTCCCACAGACAGGAAGCACAGGAGACGGTTACCCCTGGGCTGAACGAGCAGGTCATACCGTAACAACACTATACCCGACAGAAGTTCCATTGCTGTCGCGCGAGCCATTTATTGTGTCAAAAGATTTACAAGGCCTTGCATTACGTGACGTCAAAGTATCTGTATTGAATAAAAAAGGAAAAACACTCGTGACACATCAAATGGACATGCTCTTCACCCACTTCGGATTAAGCGGTCCTGCGATATTACGCTGTAGTCAATTTGTCGTCAAAGAGCAAATGAAGAACGGCAAGCAACCCGTCTTACTGCAAATTGATTCGGTACCTGATCAACACGAAGAACAATTGACACAGACCATCGCAAAAATTTTAAAAGATGAACCGAAAAAACAAGTGAAAACTTCATTGAAAGGTCTCGTGCCTGAACGGTGGTTATTATTTTTATTGAAGAAAGCAGAAATCAATGAAACTGAAATCGGCATAGATATTAAGCGCGAGGCAATCCGGACACTCGCAAAACTCCTGAAGGCATTCCCTGTACACATTACAGGCACGCAACCGATCGAGAAAGCATTCGTTACAGGCGGCGGCGTTTCAGTAAAAGAAGTGGAGCCAAAGACAATGGCTTCACGCAAGAAAGCTGGATTGTTTTTCTGTGGAGAAATTTTGGACATCCACGGATACACAGGCGGCTATAATATTACCGCCGCTCTTGTCACAGGTCGTCTAGCCGGAATGAATGCTGGATTAATGGGATGA
- the dat gene encoding D-amino-acid transaminase, with translation MIYFKDGEFLTEDQMNVSVNDRGYVFGDGVYEVIKVYDGALYTAKEHLERLLESAEKIRLRLSYTIDELLEIVQKLQSDNQISVGHIYIQVTRGVAPRAHHFPEDSVPVMIGYAVENARPLEILQQGAAMKSVEDMRWLRCDIKSLNLLGNVMAKQEAFDHGCQEALFVRDGLVREGSSSNVFGIKDGILYTHPANHFILNGITRRVVLQIAESLAIPMKEEEFTLSQALRMDEFFYTSTNAEITPVVTIDQQPIGQGVPGALTRKLQTAFEAQIPKLVVAGDYKEREANGPAS, from the coding sequence GTGATCTATTTCAAAGATGGGGAATTCCTAACAGAAGATCAAATGAATGTATCCGTGAATGATCGTGGCTATGTATTTGGCGACGGAGTCTATGAAGTCATTAAAGTATATGATGGCGCATTGTACACGGCGAAAGAACATTTGGAGAGATTACTTGAGAGTGCTGAAAAAATTCGTCTGCGCCTGTCGTATACAATCGATGAGTTACTCGAAATCGTGCAAAAGCTTCAGTCTGATAATCAAATATCTGTTGGACATATTTACATACAAGTTACACGCGGTGTGGCGCCACGTGCACATCATTTTCCAGAAGACAGTGTCCCTGTCATGATTGGCTATGCAGTTGAAAATGCACGTCCGTTGGAAATCCTTCAACAAGGTGCTGCTATGAAGTCTGTTGAAGATATGCGTTGGCTTCGTTGTGATATAAAGAGTTTGAACCTGCTTGGCAATGTCATGGCGAAACAAGAAGCATTTGATCATGGATGTCAGGAAGCATTATTTGTACGAGACGGGTTGGTGCGTGAAGGTTCATCTTCCAATGTATTTGGTATAAAGGACGGTATTCTATATACACATCCTGCCAATCATTTCATTCTGAACGGAATTACGCGTCGTGTCGTTTTGCAAATAGCAGAGAGTCTAGCTATTCCTATGAAAGAAGAAGAATTTACACTGTCTCAAGCTTTACGTATGGATGAGTTTTTCTATACGTCGACAAATGCTGAAATTACACCGGTTGTGACTATAGACCAACAACCTATTGGACAAGGAGTTCCTGGGGCGTTGACGAGAAAGTTACAAACAGCATTTGAGGCGCAAATTCCGAAGTTAGTAGTAGCTGGCGATTATAAGGAAAGAGAAGCAAATGGCCCAGCTAGTTAA
- a CDS encoding DeoR family transcriptional regulator yields MNPATDRMLIRIKDVYLFIRDNGKVTTEDVADEFNISARTAQRDLNVLEYNELIKSSVRGEWTTTSKKVKLSS; encoded by the coding sequence ATGAACCCAGCTACCGATCGCATGTTAATTCGTATCAAAGATGTCTATCTGTTCATTCGAGACAACGGAAAAGTAACAACGGAGGACGTGGCGGATGAATTCAACATTTCAGCCCGCACTGCCCAACGTGACTTAAACGTTCTGGAGTACAATGAATTGATTAAGAGCTCAGTCCGCGGCGAATGGACCACGACGTCCAAGAAAGTGAAATTATCTTCCTGA
- a CDS encoding pseudouridine synthase: MRLDKLLSNTGYGSRKEVRQLLKKGMIRVNGAVEKDPAKHVDPDSDAISLLGEEVIYREFIYLMMHKPPGVLSATEDNRDQTVVDLLGSEERHFAPFPVGRLDKDTEGLLLLTNDGKLAHNLLSPKKEVPKTYYAKVAGVVTEEDTEAFARGVILDDAYETKPGVLHILHSAEESEIELTITEGKFHQVKRMFEAVGKKVVYLKRLTMGPLELDPDLELGEYRELTEEELLQLKEIDRSKQKG; the protein is encoded by the coding sequence ATGAGATTAGATAAATTATTATCGAATACAGGGTATGGTTCACGTAAAGAAGTGCGACAGTTACTGAAAAAGGGAATGATCCGGGTGAATGGGGCAGTGGAAAAAGATCCTGCAAAGCATGTGGATCCGGATAGCGATGCGATTTCATTGCTAGGTGAAGAGGTCATCTATAGAGAGTTTATCTACTTGATGATGCATAAACCGCCTGGTGTGTTATCCGCGACGGAAGACAATCGAGATCAAACTGTCGTGGATTTGCTTGGAAGTGAAGAGCGGCATTTCGCACCGTTTCCGGTAGGACGTTTGGATAAAGACACAGAAGGATTATTGTTGCTGACGAATGATGGGAAGCTTGCACATAATCTATTGTCACCCAAAAAAGAAGTGCCGAAAACGTATTATGCAAAAGTGGCTGGAGTGGTAACGGAAGAAGATACTGAGGCTTTTGCGCGCGGTGTCATTTTAGACGATGCTTATGAAACAAAGCCTGGTGTTTTACACATTTTGCATTCTGCGGAAGAGTCGGAGATTGAATTAACAATCACAGAAGGAAAGTTTCACCAAGTGAAGCGAATGTTTGAAGCGGTAGGAAAAAAAGTGGTGTATCTGAAGCGTTTAACGATGGGGCCACTTGAATTGGATCCTGATTTGGAATTAGGGGAATACCGTGAGTTAACCGAAGAAGAATTGCTACAATTAAAAGAAATAGATCGTTCCAAGCAAAAAGGCTGA
- a CDS encoding putative polysaccharide biosynthesis protein, with translation MASNLLKGTAILTIGLFLSKALGLLYVIPFYAIVGEKSVGLYQYAYIPYNLALAVAVSGAPLAISKFVSKYNALGDYATGRKLMKSGMVIMSLTGLLSFLALFFLATPIAELVIKDEEQIFTVQDIATVIRWVSFALLAVPLLSIARGFLQGYQKFEPTSVSQLIEQIVRIIVVLVGAFVVVNVLDLSPKIAVQFAVFAAFIGALAGLWSLYYYWKKYQDEFNYLLSNSPPASSVSLKQIYTEVLAYVLPFVLVGTINPIYQFVDMITFNGAMKSIGLSSVSDLYLTKLNFLTHKIVMIPVMVATGFSMALISIITKDYTSNNQKGITRSLDQTYQIMLFLTIPMVIGLIVLNDEVYQFLYEYDVAGASVLASYAPVAILFAMFTVTAAILQGIDHHKWIVFTSLLGLLVKMLINIPLIKLFEVNGAIIATAIGYSVAVAINLFVIKKALNYKSEMVIRRLFLILGFNAVMFAGVWFTNKGLNMAHIPVGRWQALLYVMIGAGVGMVIYGFLAFKSGLAQQLFGDRLTRMMRRIGLGG, from the coding sequence ATGGCATCAAATTTATTGAAAGGCACGGCCATTTTAACGATTGGCTTATTTTTATCGAAAGCACTCGGCTTACTCTATGTCATTCCGTTCTATGCAATCGTTGGAGAAAAGAGTGTCGGTCTCTATCAATACGCATACATACCGTATAATCTAGCGCTGGCGGTCGCAGTATCAGGAGCTCCACTCGCCATATCGAAGTTTGTCTCTAAATACAATGCGTTAGGGGATTATGCAACCGGTCGGAAGTTGATGAAATCGGGTATGGTCATCATGTCTTTAACAGGCTTGCTGTCATTTCTTGCATTGTTCTTCCTAGCAACTCCGATTGCGGAACTCGTGATCAAGGATGAGGAACAGATTTTTACAGTTCAAGATATTGCTACTGTTATTCGCTGGGTCAGTTTTGCTTTGCTGGCAGTACCATTATTAAGTATTGCCCGTGGATTTTTGCAAGGGTATCAAAAGTTCGAACCCACTTCTGTTTCTCAATTAATTGAACAGATCGTGCGGATCATTGTGGTGCTAGTTGGCGCATTTGTGGTCGTCAATGTACTGGATCTATCACCGAAAATCGCTGTACAGTTTGCCGTGTTTGCTGCATTTATTGGCGCGCTTGCTGGTTTATGGAGTCTCTACTATTATTGGAAAAAGTATCAGGATGAATTCAATTATTTGTTATCGAATAGTCCACCAGCGAGTTCAGTGTCATTGAAACAAATATATACCGAGGTTCTTGCGTATGTATTGCCGTTTGTATTGGTCGGAACCATTAATCCGATCTATCAATTCGTCGACATGATCACCTTCAACGGCGCTATGAAATCGATCGGACTTTCTAGTGTCTCCGATTTATACTTAACAAAGCTGAACTTTTTAACACATAAGATCGTGATGATTCCCGTAATGGTCGCGACAGGATTTTCTATGGCGTTGATTTCCATTATCACGAAAGATTATACATCTAACAATCAGAAGGGCATTACACGTTCACTTGATCAGACGTATCAGATCATGCTGTTCTTGACGATTCCTATGGTGATTGGATTAATTGTCTTAAACGATGAAGTCTATCAATTCTTATATGAGTATGATGTGGCAGGAGCGAGCGTCTTAGCTTCCTACGCACCGGTTGCTATTTTATTTGCGATGTTCACTGTAACGGCTGCAATTTTGCAAGGAATCGATCATCATAAATGGATCGTGTTCACTTCGTTGCTCGGATTGCTTGTCAAGATGCTCATTAACATTCCACTGATTAAACTGTTTGAAGTGAACGGTGCGATCATCGCAACCGCCATTGGCTATTCGGTAGCGGTAGCTATCAACTTATTTGTCATTAAGAAAGCACTGAATTATAAATCTGAAATGGTCATCAGACGCTTGTTCTTAATTTTAGGTTTCAACGCGGTGATGTTTGCGGGCGTTTGGTTCACAAATAAAGGGTTAAACATGGCACACATTCCAGTAGGACGTTGGCAAGCTTTGTTGTATGTCATGATTGGTGCAGGCGTCGGTATGGTGATTTACGGGTTCTTGGCTTTCAAATCAGGTCTTGCCCAACAATTATTCGGAGATCGTCTGACACGTATGATGAGACGTATCGGGTTAGGAGGCTAA